The following are encoded together in the Panicum virgatum strain AP13 chromosome 6K, P.virgatum_v5, whole genome shotgun sequence genome:
- the LOC120712114 gene encoding leucine-rich repeat receptor protein kinase HPCA1-like translates to MRGRQQLLLLLFVLNAAGSRIASADTNPQDAAALRSLMKKWKNLPSSWGKSDDPCSAGWDGILCDGNGRVTSLNLFAMTIRGTLGDDIGNLTELRVLDLSSNPDLGGPLPAAIGKLVKLEQLALIGCSFSGPVPSELGNLSQVKFFALNSNKLTGSIPPSLGKLSSVTWLDLADNLLTGPLPNSKDNGTGLDQLLEAEHFHFNQNKLEGLIPEYLFNSNMKLKHILFDNNRFVGPIPASIGAIPTLEVLRLNNNGFMGQVPSLKNLTKLHVVMLSNNKLNGQIPNLAGMRLLENVDMSNNSFTPSNIPSWFSNLTDIMTLTMQSVGISGQVPQDLFSFRKLQHIILSDNQLNGTLDMGSNVTEGLDLVDIQNNKVTSVIVYDSFKGQFLKLQGNPLCNNSLLSDTTPCTGLQTEAPRQPPIVEVQCAYPFMETIVFRAPSFGDVVQYLPELQNNLTGKLNSCTPNQISLAHSYDGLYLNVEIKACPVNQKRFTYSQVLNCFNLTRQNYKPPELYGPYYATAGHYPFHDKASRAVLIGIVTGSVLLVVGLMLVGFYAVRQKKRAQVLVSINNPFASWGSMGEDIGEAPKLKSARFFTLEELKLCTNDFREINAIGAGGYGRVYRGKLPDGQLVAIKRSMEGSMQGGLEFKTEIELLSRVHHKNLVALVGFCFEKGEKMLVYEFISNGTLSEALYGMKGIQLDWSRRLKIALDSARGLAYLHDHANPPIIHRDVKSTNILLDEKMTAKVADFGLSLLVSDSEEGQLCTNVKGTLGYLDPEYYITQQLTAKSDVYSFGVVLLELIMSKPPIHDNKYIVREVKMALDMEDRTHCGLKDVMDPILAKTGDLLGFPRFLKLALQCVEEVGTGRPSMNTIVREIEGIMQDYGLIPGSMSMSSSFSIESRTMKVGPKLPYSSASTSTSMFDMDSRVFEYSAVFPSSHGSLKP, encoded by the exons ATGAGGGGAAGACAGCAGCTCCTCTTGCTGCTCTTCGTCTTGAATGCCGCCGGATCCAGAATCGCTTCCGCGGACACCAACCCGCAAGATG CGGCTGCTCTCAGATCTCTGATGAAGAAATGGAAAAATTTGCCTTCTAGCTGGGGGAAGTCCGACGATCCTTGCAGCGCCGGATGGGATGGTATTTTGTGCGATGGAAACGGAAGGGTCACATCACT GAATTTATTCGCTATGACCATAAGAGGCACTCTTGGCGATGATATAGGAAACCTGACTGAACTAAGGGTCTT GGATCTGTCCTCAAATCCAGATCTTGGTGGCCCACTGCCTGCTGCTATTGGGAAATTGGTTAAGCTTGAACAACT AGCATTGATTGGTTGTAGTTTCAGTGGTCCTGTTCCAAGTGAATTAGGCAACCTGTCACAAGTCAAATTTTT TGCTCTGAACTCAAATAAATTAACGGGCAGCATCCCGCCCTCGTTAGGAAAGCTTTCCAGTGTCACCTGGCTAGACCTTGCTGACAACCTGCTGACTGGACCACTCCCAAATTCCAAGGACAATGGAACTGGATTGGACCAGCTTCTAGAGGCAGAGCACTT CCATTTCAATCAAAACAAACTGGAAGGTTTGATCCCGGAATATCTCTTCAACTCCAACATGAAGCTCAAGCACAT ACTTTTCGATAATAACAGATTTGTTGGACCGATACCAGCATCTATTGGTGCAATTCCTACACTAGAAGTACT TCGTTTAAATAACAACGGTTTCATGGGTCAAGTTCCTTCTCTCAAGAACCTGACTAAGCTCCACGTTGT AATGCTTTCAAACAACAAACTAAATGGACAAATACCTAATTTGGCCGGAATGAGGTTACTGGAAAATGT GGATATGAGCAATAACAGCTTTACGCCTTCTAATATTCCAAGCTGGTTCTCAAATTTGACTGACATAATGACCCT TACAATGCAGTCAGTTGGAATTTCTGGCCAAGTGCCACAGGACCTGTTCAGCTTCCGTAAATTACAGCATAT AATACTGAGTGATAATCAACTGAATGGGACACTGGACATGGGCAGTAACGTTACTGAGGGACTAGATCTTGTCGATATCCAAAATAACAAAGTCACATCAGTTATAGTGTACGACAGCTTCAAAGGACAATTTCTCAA GCTACAAGGGAACCCACTCTGCAACAATTCTCTTTTGTCGGACACAACGCCGTGCACAGGACTACAAACTGAAGCTCCTAGACAACCCCCTATAGTTGAAGTCCAGTGTGCCTATCCTTTCATGGAGACTATTGTCTTCAGAGCTCCTTCCTTCGGTGATGTTGTCCAGTACCTTCCTGAACTGCAGAACAATCTCACGGGTAAATTGAACAGCTGTACCCCAAACCAGATAAGCTTGGCCCACTCCTACGATGGTTTATACCTAAATGTGGAGATCAAGGCATGCCCAGTAAACCAGAAGAGGTTCACCTACTCCCAAGTATTAAACTGCTTCAACCTGACCCGTCAGAATTACAAACCACCAGAATTATACGGGCCTTACTATGCAACAGCGGGTCATTACCCGTTCCACGACAAAG CTTCTCGAGCGGTGTTGATTGGCATTGTAACTGGATCTGTTCTCCTGGTAGTGGGACTTATGCTGGTTGGTTTTTACGCTGTGCGACAAAAGAAGAGGGCTCAAGTGCTTGTCTCCATCAACAATCCTTTCG CATCATGGGGATCAATGGGAGAAGATATTGGTGAAGCACCCAAACTGAAAAGTGCTAGATTTTTCACATTGGAAGAACTCAAGTTGTGCACCAATGATTTCCGAGAAATCAACGCTATTGGAGCAGGGGGCTATGGAAGG GTGTACCGAGGAAAACTTCCAGATGGGCAGTTAGTAGCAATCAAGAGATCCATGGAAGGGTCCATGCAGGGTGGCCTTGAGTTCAAGACAGAAATAGAACTCCTTTCAAGAGTCCATCACAAGAACTTGGTTGCACTGGTTGGTTTCTGCTTTGAGAAGGGCGAAAAGATGCTTGTTTACGAGTTCATATCCAATGGAACACTAAGCGAGGCCCTATATG GTATGAAAGGGATACAATTGGACTGGAGTAGGAGGCTCAAGATAGCTCTGGATTCAGCAAGAGGGCTAGCTTACCTTCATGACCACGCCAATCCTCCAATTATTCACAGGGATGTGAAGTCCACCAACATCCTCCTTGATGAGAAGATGACTGCAAAGGTTGCAGATTTTGGCCTGTCGTTGCTGGTATCAGACAGTGAGGAAGGCCAACTCTGCACAAATGTCAAGGGAACACTG GGCTACCTGGACCCTGAGTACTACATAACGCAGCAGCTCACAGCGAAGAGTGATGTCTACAGCTTTGGTGTGGTGCTGTTAGAGCTCATAATGTCCAAGCCACCTATACACGACAACAAGTACATCGTCCGCGAGGTGAAGATGGCACTTGACATGGAGGATCGCACGCACTGCGGGCTCAAGGATGTGATGGACCCAATCCTTGCAAAAACGGGGGATCTCCTTGGCTTTCCACGGTTCCTAAAACTGGCACTGCAATGTGTCGAGGAGGTGGGAACGGGCCGGCCCTCAATGAACACCATTGTGAGGGAGATTGAGGGGATAATGCAGGACTACGGGCTCATACCAGGCTCCATGTCGATGAGCTCTTCATTCAGCATTGAGTCAAGAACAATGAAGGTCGGGCCTAAGCTCCCGTACTCTAGTGCTTCGACATCAACCTCGATGTTTGATATGGACAGCAGGGTCTTTGAATACAGTGCGGTATTTCCTTCTTCTCATGGGAGCTTGAAGCCATGA